In one Drosophila albomicans strain 15112-1751.03 chromosome X, ASM965048v2, whole genome shotgun sequence genomic region, the following are encoded:
- the LOC117577779 gene encoding ecotropic viral integration site 5 ortholog isoform X3: MTLTTTTTPPDSSKKMDVKVLSGEENLPTSEMDLLAKLEAANKLIESDAKSLNSLHSTHSRKNSDTSQISLTSSGNSVAEEDIWTTWASILNDWEGALKRKNPCVRELVRRGIPHHFRAIVWQQLSGAADADKKQYAEYIKATSACEKVIRRDIARTYPEVDFFKEKDGPGQEALFNVIKAYSLHDREVGYCQGSGFIVGLLLMQMPEEEAFAVLVQIMQQHRMRHMFKPSMSELGLCMYQLENLVQEQIPDMHIHFQQQGFQTTMYASSWFLTLYTTTLNVNLSCRIMDVFLSEGMEFIFKVALALLLTGKESLLCLDMEAMLKFFQKELPGRVEADPEGFFNLAYSLKINTKRMKKMEKEYQDLKKKEQEEMVELRRLRRENCLLKQRNELLEAESAELADRLVRGQVSRAEEEETSYAIQTELMQLRRSYLEVSHQLENANEEVRGLSLRLQENNVSIDSNNSRQSSIDELCMKEEALKQRDEMVSCLLEELVKVRQGSAESEDQIRNLKAKVEELEEDKKTLRETTPDNSVAHLQDELIASKLREAEASLSLKDLKQRVQELSTQWQRQLAENQRNEHTAASVDSTPKKLLTNFFDNSKSTEHTQKLEEELMTTRIREMETLTELKELRLKVMELETQVQVSTNQLRRQDEEHKKLKEELELAVTREKELANKAREQQHRYSDLESRMKDELMNVKIKFTEQSQTVAELKQEISRLETKNSEMLAEGELRANLDDSDKVRDLQDRLADMKAEYPTPITSPDTEPWKWIS, translated from the exons ATGACACtgaccacaaccacaacaccCCCGGATAGCAGTAAGAAAATGGATGTGAAGGTCCTAAGCGGTGAAGAGAATCTACCCACATCAGAGATGGATCTGCTGGCCAAACTGGAGGCTGCCAACAAGCTGATCGAGAGCGATGCCAAGAGCCTCAACTCGCTGCACTCCACGCACAGTCGCAAGAATTCCGACACGAGCCAAATTAGTCTAACATCAA GCGGCAACTCGGTGGCCGAGGAGGACATCTGGACGACCTGGGCATCCATATTGAATGACTGGGAAGGCGCCTTGAAGCGCAAAAATCCATGTGTACGCGAATTGGTGCGTCGCGGCATCCCGCATCACTTTCGGGCGATCGTGTGGCAGCAGCTGAGTGGCGCCGCCGATGCCGATAAGAAACAGTATGCGGAATACATTAAGGCGACGTCCGCTTGCGAGAAAGTGATCAGACGCGACATAGCACGCACCTATCCGGAGGTGGATTTCTTCAAGGAGAAGGACGGCCCCGGCCAGGAGGCGTTGTTCAATGTGATCAAAGCGTATTCGTTGCACGACCGTGAGGTTGGCTATTGCCAGGGATCGGGCTTCATTGTCGgtctgctgctgatgcagaTGCCCGAGGAGGAGGCGTTCGCCGTGCTGGTGCAGATCATGCAACAGCATCGCATGCGTCACATGTTCAAGCCATCTATGTCGGAGCTGGGACTGTGCATGTATCAGCTGGAGAATCTGGTGCAGGAGCAGATACCCGATATGCATATACATTTCCAGCAGCAAGGCTTCCAGACCACCATGTATGCGTCCAGCTGGTTCCTCACCCTATACACGACCACGCTAAATGTGAACCTCAGCTGCCGCATCATGGACGTCTTCCTCAGCGAGGGCATGGAGTTCATATTCAAGGTGGCGCTCGCGTTGCTGCTGACGGGCAAGGAGTCGCTGTTGTGCCTGGACATGGAGGCGATGCTCAAGTTCTTTCAAAAAGAGTTGCCCGGCCGTGTCGAAGCGGATCCGGAGGGTTTCTTCAATCTCGCCTATTCGCTCAAGATCAACACGAAGCGCATGAAGAAAATGGAGAAAGAGTATCAAGACTTGAAGAAAAAGGAACAGGAGGAGATGGTCGAGCTGCGGCGATTGCGACGCGAGAATTGTCTCCTGAAGCAGCGCAACGAGCTGCTCGAGGCCGAGAGCGCCGAGCTGGCGGATCGTTTGGTCCGTGGCCAAGTCTCGCGTGCCGAGGAAGAGGAAACCAG CTATGCGATTCAAACGGAGCTTATGCAGCTGCGACGTTCCTATCTGGAGGTGTCGCATCAGCTGGAGAATGCCAACGAGGAAGTGCGTGGTCTCAGTCTGCGGCTGCAGGAGAAT AACGTTTCAATCGATAGC AACAACTCGCGACAGTCATCCATCGATGAGCTGTGCATGAAGGAGGAGGCGTTGAAGCAGCGCGACGAGATGGTCTCCTGTCTGCTGGAGGAGCTGGTCAAGGTGCGACAAGGCTCCGCCGAGAGCGAGGATCAGATACGCAATCTGAAGGCCAAGGTCGAGGAGCTGGAGGAGGATAAGAAGACGCTGCGCGAGACCACGCCCGACAATTCGGTGGCCCATCTGCAGGACGAGCTGATTGCCAGCAAATTGCGCGAAGCCGAAGCCTCGCTATCGCTCAAGGATCTCAAGCAGCGCGTGCAGGAGCTGAGCACACAGTGGCAGCGTCAATTGGCCGAGAATCAGCGCAATGAGCACACCGCTGCCTCGGTGGATTCCACGCCCAAGAAACTCTTGACGAATTTCTTCGACAACTCGAAGAGCACCGAGCACACGCAAAAGCTGGAGGAGGAGCTGATGACGACGCGCATACGTGAGATGGAAACGCTCACCGAGCTGAAGGAGCTGCGACTCAAGGTTATGGAGCTGGAGACACAGGTGCAAGTGTCCACGAATCAGCTGCGTCGTCAGGACGAGGAGCACAAGAAGCTCAAGGAGGAGCTCGAGCTGGCCGTCACCCGGGAAAAGGAGCTGGCCAACAAGGCGCGTGAACAGCAACACAG ATACTCGGATCTGGAATCTCGCATGAAGGATGAGCTGATGAATGTGAAAATCAAGTTCACCGAACAGAGTCAAACGGTTGCCGAACTCAAGCAGGAGATATCGCGACTGGAGACAAAG AACTCGGAAATGCTGGCCGAGGGTGAGCTGCGCGCCAACCTGGATGATTCGGACAAGGTGCGCGACCTGCAGGACAGGTTGGCTGACATGAAGGCGGAG TATCCCACGCCAATAACCAGCCCCGACACTGAACCGTGGAAATGGATAAGCTAA
- the LOC117577779 gene encoding ecotropic viral integration site 5 ortholog isoform X4: MTLTTTTTPPDSSKKMDVKVLSGEENLPTSEMDLLAKLEAANKLIESDAKSLNSLHSTHSRKNSDTSQISLTSSGNSVAEEDIWTTWASILNDWEGALKRKNPCVRELVRRGIPHHFRAIVWQQLSGAADADKKQYAEYIKATSACEKVIRRDIARTYPEVDFFKEKDGPGQEALFNVIKAYSLHDREVGYCQGSGFIVGLLLMQMPEEEAFAVLVQIMQQHRMRHMFKPSMSELGLCMYQLENLVQEQIPDMHIHFQQQGFQTTMYASSWFLTLYTTTLNVNLSCRIMDVFLSEGMEFIFKVALALLLTGKESLLCLDMEAMLKFFQKELPGRVEADPEGFFNLAYSLKINTKRMKKMEKEYQDLKKKEQEEMVELRRLRRENCLLKQRNELLEAESAELADRLVRGQVSRAEEEETSYAIQTELMQLRRSYLEVSHQLENANEEVRGLSLRLQENNNSRQSSIDELCMKEEALKQRDEMVSCLLEELVKVRQGSAESEDQIRNLKAKVEELEEDKKTLRETTPDNSVAHLQDELIASKLREAEASLSLKDLKQRVQELSTQWQRQLAENQRNEHTAASVDSTPKKLLTNFFDNSKSTEHTQKLEEELMTTRIREMETLTELKELRLKVMELETQVQVSTNQLRRQDEEHKKLKEELELAVTREKELANKAREQQHRYSDLESRMKDELMNVKIKFTEQSQTVAELKQEISRLETKNSEMLAEGELRANLDDSDKVRDLQDRLADMKAEYPTPITSPDTEPWKWIS, from the exons ATGACACtgaccacaaccacaacaccCCCGGATAGCAGTAAGAAAATGGATGTGAAGGTCCTAAGCGGTGAAGAGAATCTACCCACATCAGAGATGGATCTGCTGGCCAAACTGGAGGCTGCCAACAAGCTGATCGAGAGCGATGCCAAGAGCCTCAACTCGCTGCACTCCACGCACAGTCGCAAGAATTCCGACACGAGCCAAATTAGTCTAACATCAA GCGGCAACTCGGTGGCCGAGGAGGACATCTGGACGACCTGGGCATCCATATTGAATGACTGGGAAGGCGCCTTGAAGCGCAAAAATCCATGTGTACGCGAATTGGTGCGTCGCGGCATCCCGCATCACTTTCGGGCGATCGTGTGGCAGCAGCTGAGTGGCGCCGCCGATGCCGATAAGAAACAGTATGCGGAATACATTAAGGCGACGTCCGCTTGCGAGAAAGTGATCAGACGCGACATAGCACGCACCTATCCGGAGGTGGATTTCTTCAAGGAGAAGGACGGCCCCGGCCAGGAGGCGTTGTTCAATGTGATCAAAGCGTATTCGTTGCACGACCGTGAGGTTGGCTATTGCCAGGGATCGGGCTTCATTGTCGgtctgctgctgatgcagaTGCCCGAGGAGGAGGCGTTCGCCGTGCTGGTGCAGATCATGCAACAGCATCGCATGCGTCACATGTTCAAGCCATCTATGTCGGAGCTGGGACTGTGCATGTATCAGCTGGAGAATCTGGTGCAGGAGCAGATACCCGATATGCATATACATTTCCAGCAGCAAGGCTTCCAGACCACCATGTATGCGTCCAGCTGGTTCCTCACCCTATACACGACCACGCTAAATGTGAACCTCAGCTGCCGCATCATGGACGTCTTCCTCAGCGAGGGCATGGAGTTCATATTCAAGGTGGCGCTCGCGTTGCTGCTGACGGGCAAGGAGTCGCTGTTGTGCCTGGACATGGAGGCGATGCTCAAGTTCTTTCAAAAAGAGTTGCCCGGCCGTGTCGAAGCGGATCCGGAGGGTTTCTTCAATCTCGCCTATTCGCTCAAGATCAACACGAAGCGCATGAAGAAAATGGAGAAAGAGTATCAAGACTTGAAGAAAAAGGAACAGGAGGAGATGGTCGAGCTGCGGCGATTGCGACGCGAGAATTGTCTCCTGAAGCAGCGCAACGAGCTGCTCGAGGCCGAGAGCGCCGAGCTGGCGGATCGTTTGGTCCGTGGCCAAGTCTCGCGTGCCGAGGAAGAGGAAACCAG CTATGCGATTCAAACGGAGCTTATGCAGCTGCGACGTTCCTATCTGGAGGTGTCGCATCAGCTGGAGAATGCCAACGAGGAAGTGCGTGGTCTCAGTCTGCGGCTGCAGGAGAAT AACAACTCGCGACAGTCATCCATCGATGAGCTGTGCATGAAGGAGGAGGCGTTGAAGCAGCGCGACGAGATGGTCTCCTGTCTGCTGGAGGAGCTGGTCAAGGTGCGACAAGGCTCCGCCGAGAGCGAGGATCAGATACGCAATCTGAAGGCCAAGGTCGAGGAGCTGGAGGAGGATAAGAAGACGCTGCGCGAGACCACGCCCGACAATTCGGTGGCCCATCTGCAGGACGAGCTGATTGCCAGCAAATTGCGCGAAGCCGAAGCCTCGCTATCGCTCAAGGATCTCAAGCAGCGCGTGCAGGAGCTGAGCACACAGTGGCAGCGTCAATTGGCCGAGAATCAGCGCAATGAGCACACCGCTGCCTCGGTGGATTCCACGCCCAAGAAACTCTTGACGAATTTCTTCGACAACTCGAAGAGCACCGAGCACACGCAAAAGCTGGAGGAGGAGCTGATGACGACGCGCATACGTGAGATGGAAACGCTCACCGAGCTGAAGGAGCTGCGACTCAAGGTTATGGAGCTGGAGACACAGGTGCAAGTGTCCACGAATCAGCTGCGTCGTCAGGACGAGGAGCACAAGAAGCTCAAGGAGGAGCTCGAGCTGGCCGTCACCCGGGAAAAGGAGCTGGCCAACAAGGCGCGTGAACAGCAACACAG ATACTCGGATCTGGAATCTCGCATGAAGGATGAGCTGATGAATGTGAAAATCAAGTTCACCGAACAGAGTCAAACGGTTGCCGAACTCAAGCAGGAGATATCGCGACTGGAGACAAAG AACTCGGAAATGCTGGCCGAGGGTGAGCTGCGCGCCAACCTGGATGATTCGGACAAGGTGCGCGACCTGCAGGACAGGTTGGCTGACATGAAGGCGGAG TATCCCACGCCAATAACCAGCCCCGACACTGAACCGTGGAAATGGATAAGCTAA
- the LOC117577779 gene encoding ecotropic viral integration site 5 ortholog isoform X1, protein MTLTTTTTPPDSSKKMDVKVLSGEENLPTSEMDLLAKLEAANKLIESDAKSLNSLHSTHSRKNSDTSQISLTSSGNSVAEEDIWTTWASILNDWEGALKRKNPCVRELVRRGIPHHFRAIVWQQLSGAADADKKQYAEYIKATSACEKVIRRDIARTYPEVDFFKEKDGPGQEALFNVIKAYSLHDREVGYCQGSGFIVGLLLMQMPEEEAFAVLVQIMQQHRMRHMFKPSMSELGLCMYQLENLVQEQIPDMHIHFQQQGFQTTMYASSWFLTLYTTTLNVNLSCRIMDVFLSEGMEFIFKVALALLLTGKESLLCLDMEAMLKFFQKELPGRVEADPEGFFNLAYSLKINTKRMKKMEKEYQDLKKKEQEEMVELRRLRRENCLLKQRNELLEAESAELADRLVRGQVSRAEEEETSYAIQTELMQLRRSYLEVSHQLENANEEVRGLSLRLQENNVSIDSNNSRQSSIDELCMKEEALKQRDEMVSCLLEELVKVRQGSAESEDQIRNLKAKVEELEEDKKTLRETTPDNSVAHLQDELIASKLREAEASLSLKDLKQRVQELSTQWQRQLAENQRNEHTAASVDSTPKKLLTNFFDNSKSTEHTQKLEEELMTTRIREMETLTELKELRLKVMELETQVQVSTNQLRRQDEEHKKLKEELELAVTREKELANKAREQQHRYSDLESRMKDELMNVKIKFTEQSQTVAELKQEISRLETKNSEMLAEGELRANLDDSDKVRDLQDRLADMKAELTALKSRGKFPATKLRSASIQSIESQEIDFSDLNMVRRGSTELST, encoded by the exons ATGACACtgaccacaaccacaacaccCCCGGATAGCAGTAAGAAAATGGATGTGAAGGTCCTAAGCGGTGAAGAGAATCTACCCACATCAGAGATGGATCTGCTGGCCAAACTGGAGGCTGCCAACAAGCTGATCGAGAGCGATGCCAAGAGCCTCAACTCGCTGCACTCCACGCACAGTCGCAAGAATTCCGACACGAGCCAAATTAGTCTAACATCAA GCGGCAACTCGGTGGCCGAGGAGGACATCTGGACGACCTGGGCATCCATATTGAATGACTGGGAAGGCGCCTTGAAGCGCAAAAATCCATGTGTACGCGAATTGGTGCGTCGCGGCATCCCGCATCACTTTCGGGCGATCGTGTGGCAGCAGCTGAGTGGCGCCGCCGATGCCGATAAGAAACAGTATGCGGAATACATTAAGGCGACGTCCGCTTGCGAGAAAGTGATCAGACGCGACATAGCACGCACCTATCCGGAGGTGGATTTCTTCAAGGAGAAGGACGGCCCCGGCCAGGAGGCGTTGTTCAATGTGATCAAAGCGTATTCGTTGCACGACCGTGAGGTTGGCTATTGCCAGGGATCGGGCTTCATTGTCGgtctgctgctgatgcagaTGCCCGAGGAGGAGGCGTTCGCCGTGCTGGTGCAGATCATGCAACAGCATCGCATGCGTCACATGTTCAAGCCATCTATGTCGGAGCTGGGACTGTGCATGTATCAGCTGGAGAATCTGGTGCAGGAGCAGATACCCGATATGCATATACATTTCCAGCAGCAAGGCTTCCAGACCACCATGTATGCGTCCAGCTGGTTCCTCACCCTATACACGACCACGCTAAATGTGAACCTCAGCTGCCGCATCATGGACGTCTTCCTCAGCGAGGGCATGGAGTTCATATTCAAGGTGGCGCTCGCGTTGCTGCTGACGGGCAAGGAGTCGCTGTTGTGCCTGGACATGGAGGCGATGCTCAAGTTCTTTCAAAAAGAGTTGCCCGGCCGTGTCGAAGCGGATCCGGAGGGTTTCTTCAATCTCGCCTATTCGCTCAAGATCAACACGAAGCGCATGAAGAAAATGGAGAAAGAGTATCAAGACTTGAAGAAAAAGGAACAGGAGGAGATGGTCGAGCTGCGGCGATTGCGACGCGAGAATTGTCTCCTGAAGCAGCGCAACGAGCTGCTCGAGGCCGAGAGCGCCGAGCTGGCGGATCGTTTGGTCCGTGGCCAAGTCTCGCGTGCCGAGGAAGAGGAAACCAG CTATGCGATTCAAACGGAGCTTATGCAGCTGCGACGTTCCTATCTGGAGGTGTCGCATCAGCTGGAGAATGCCAACGAGGAAGTGCGTGGTCTCAGTCTGCGGCTGCAGGAGAAT AACGTTTCAATCGATAGC AACAACTCGCGACAGTCATCCATCGATGAGCTGTGCATGAAGGAGGAGGCGTTGAAGCAGCGCGACGAGATGGTCTCCTGTCTGCTGGAGGAGCTGGTCAAGGTGCGACAAGGCTCCGCCGAGAGCGAGGATCAGATACGCAATCTGAAGGCCAAGGTCGAGGAGCTGGAGGAGGATAAGAAGACGCTGCGCGAGACCACGCCCGACAATTCGGTGGCCCATCTGCAGGACGAGCTGATTGCCAGCAAATTGCGCGAAGCCGAAGCCTCGCTATCGCTCAAGGATCTCAAGCAGCGCGTGCAGGAGCTGAGCACACAGTGGCAGCGTCAATTGGCCGAGAATCAGCGCAATGAGCACACCGCTGCCTCGGTGGATTCCACGCCCAAGAAACTCTTGACGAATTTCTTCGACAACTCGAAGAGCACCGAGCACACGCAAAAGCTGGAGGAGGAGCTGATGACGACGCGCATACGTGAGATGGAAACGCTCACCGAGCTGAAGGAGCTGCGACTCAAGGTTATGGAGCTGGAGACACAGGTGCAAGTGTCCACGAATCAGCTGCGTCGTCAGGACGAGGAGCACAAGAAGCTCAAGGAGGAGCTCGAGCTGGCCGTCACCCGGGAAAAGGAGCTGGCCAACAAGGCGCGTGAACAGCAACACAG ATACTCGGATCTGGAATCTCGCATGAAGGATGAGCTGATGAATGTGAAAATCAAGTTCACCGAACAGAGTCAAACGGTTGCCGAACTCAAGCAGGAGATATCGCGACTGGAGACAAAG AACTCGGAAATGCTGGCCGAGGGTGAGCTGCGCGCCAACCTGGATGATTCGGACAAGGTGCGCGACCTGCAGGACAGGTTGGCTGACATGAAGGCGGAG TTGACGGCACTGAAAAGTCGCGGCAAGTTTCCGGCCACAAAGCTACGCAGCGCGTCCATACAATCCATCGAATCGCAGGAGATTGACTTCAGTGATCTCAATATGGTGCGTCGCGGCAGCACCGAGCTCTCTACATAA
- the LOC117577779 gene encoding ecotropic viral integration site 5 ortholog isoform X2, with translation MTLTTTTTPPDSSKKMDVKVLSGEENLPTSEMDLLAKLEAANKLIESDAKSLNSLHSTHSRKNSDTSQISLTSSGNSVAEEDIWTTWASILNDWEGALKRKNPCVRELVRRGIPHHFRAIVWQQLSGAADADKKQYAEYIKATSACEKVIRRDIARTYPEVDFFKEKDGPGQEALFNVIKAYSLHDREVGYCQGSGFIVGLLLMQMPEEEAFAVLVQIMQQHRMRHMFKPSMSELGLCMYQLENLVQEQIPDMHIHFQQQGFQTTMYASSWFLTLYTTTLNVNLSCRIMDVFLSEGMEFIFKVALALLLTGKESLLCLDMEAMLKFFQKELPGRVEADPEGFFNLAYSLKINTKRMKKMEKEYQDLKKKEQEEMVELRRLRRENCLLKQRNELLEAESAELADRLVRGQVSRAEEEETSYAIQTELMQLRRSYLEVSHQLENANEEVRGLSLRLQENNNSRQSSIDELCMKEEALKQRDEMVSCLLEELVKVRQGSAESEDQIRNLKAKVEELEEDKKTLRETTPDNSVAHLQDELIASKLREAEASLSLKDLKQRVQELSTQWQRQLAENQRNEHTAASVDSTPKKLLTNFFDNSKSTEHTQKLEEELMTTRIREMETLTELKELRLKVMELETQVQVSTNQLRRQDEEHKKLKEELELAVTREKELANKAREQQHRYSDLESRMKDELMNVKIKFTEQSQTVAELKQEISRLETKNSEMLAEGELRANLDDSDKVRDLQDRLADMKAELTALKSRGKFPATKLRSASIQSIESQEIDFSDLNMVRRGSTELST, from the exons ATGACACtgaccacaaccacaacaccCCCGGATAGCAGTAAGAAAATGGATGTGAAGGTCCTAAGCGGTGAAGAGAATCTACCCACATCAGAGATGGATCTGCTGGCCAAACTGGAGGCTGCCAACAAGCTGATCGAGAGCGATGCCAAGAGCCTCAACTCGCTGCACTCCACGCACAGTCGCAAGAATTCCGACACGAGCCAAATTAGTCTAACATCAA GCGGCAACTCGGTGGCCGAGGAGGACATCTGGACGACCTGGGCATCCATATTGAATGACTGGGAAGGCGCCTTGAAGCGCAAAAATCCATGTGTACGCGAATTGGTGCGTCGCGGCATCCCGCATCACTTTCGGGCGATCGTGTGGCAGCAGCTGAGTGGCGCCGCCGATGCCGATAAGAAACAGTATGCGGAATACATTAAGGCGACGTCCGCTTGCGAGAAAGTGATCAGACGCGACATAGCACGCACCTATCCGGAGGTGGATTTCTTCAAGGAGAAGGACGGCCCCGGCCAGGAGGCGTTGTTCAATGTGATCAAAGCGTATTCGTTGCACGACCGTGAGGTTGGCTATTGCCAGGGATCGGGCTTCATTGTCGgtctgctgctgatgcagaTGCCCGAGGAGGAGGCGTTCGCCGTGCTGGTGCAGATCATGCAACAGCATCGCATGCGTCACATGTTCAAGCCATCTATGTCGGAGCTGGGACTGTGCATGTATCAGCTGGAGAATCTGGTGCAGGAGCAGATACCCGATATGCATATACATTTCCAGCAGCAAGGCTTCCAGACCACCATGTATGCGTCCAGCTGGTTCCTCACCCTATACACGACCACGCTAAATGTGAACCTCAGCTGCCGCATCATGGACGTCTTCCTCAGCGAGGGCATGGAGTTCATATTCAAGGTGGCGCTCGCGTTGCTGCTGACGGGCAAGGAGTCGCTGTTGTGCCTGGACATGGAGGCGATGCTCAAGTTCTTTCAAAAAGAGTTGCCCGGCCGTGTCGAAGCGGATCCGGAGGGTTTCTTCAATCTCGCCTATTCGCTCAAGATCAACACGAAGCGCATGAAGAAAATGGAGAAAGAGTATCAAGACTTGAAGAAAAAGGAACAGGAGGAGATGGTCGAGCTGCGGCGATTGCGACGCGAGAATTGTCTCCTGAAGCAGCGCAACGAGCTGCTCGAGGCCGAGAGCGCCGAGCTGGCGGATCGTTTGGTCCGTGGCCAAGTCTCGCGTGCCGAGGAAGAGGAAACCAG CTATGCGATTCAAACGGAGCTTATGCAGCTGCGACGTTCCTATCTGGAGGTGTCGCATCAGCTGGAGAATGCCAACGAGGAAGTGCGTGGTCTCAGTCTGCGGCTGCAGGAGAAT AACAACTCGCGACAGTCATCCATCGATGAGCTGTGCATGAAGGAGGAGGCGTTGAAGCAGCGCGACGAGATGGTCTCCTGTCTGCTGGAGGAGCTGGTCAAGGTGCGACAAGGCTCCGCCGAGAGCGAGGATCAGATACGCAATCTGAAGGCCAAGGTCGAGGAGCTGGAGGAGGATAAGAAGACGCTGCGCGAGACCACGCCCGACAATTCGGTGGCCCATCTGCAGGACGAGCTGATTGCCAGCAAATTGCGCGAAGCCGAAGCCTCGCTATCGCTCAAGGATCTCAAGCAGCGCGTGCAGGAGCTGAGCACACAGTGGCAGCGTCAATTGGCCGAGAATCAGCGCAATGAGCACACCGCTGCCTCGGTGGATTCCACGCCCAAGAAACTCTTGACGAATTTCTTCGACAACTCGAAGAGCACCGAGCACACGCAAAAGCTGGAGGAGGAGCTGATGACGACGCGCATACGTGAGATGGAAACGCTCACCGAGCTGAAGGAGCTGCGACTCAAGGTTATGGAGCTGGAGACACAGGTGCAAGTGTCCACGAATCAGCTGCGTCGTCAGGACGAGGAGCACAAGAAGCTCAAGGAGGAGCTCGAGCTGGCCGTCACCCGGGAAAAGGAGCTGGCCAACAAGGCGCGTGAACAGCAACACAG ATACTCGGATCTGGAATCTCGCATGAAGGATGAGCTGATGAATGTGAAAATCAAGTTCACCGAACAGAGTCAAACGGTTGCCGAACTCAAGCAGGAGATATCGCGACTGGAGACAAAG AACTCGGAAATGCTGGCCGAGGGTGAGCTGCGCGCCAACCTGGATGATTCGGACAAGGTGCGCGACCTGCAGGACAGGTTGGCTGACATGAAGGCGGAG TTGACGGCACTGAAAAGTCGCGGCAAGTTTCCGGCCACAAAGCTACGCAGCGCGTCCATACAATCCATCGAATCGCAGGAGATTGACTTCAGTGATCTCAATATGGTGCGTCGCGGCAGCACCGAGCTCTCTACATAA